CGTTAGTGATATACAGCAAGCCGGGCTGTCCTTACTGCGATCAGGCCCGAGATCATTATAATGCCAGCAACATCGAATTCACTGAATACGACGCCCAGAACGATCCCGAACATCAACGCAGGATGCTTGAGCTTACGAACGGTGATACCGTTGTTCCGGTTATCGTTGAGGACGGCTCTGTTATTCAGTCGGGCTGGGGAAGTCCGCCGCGGGGATGCGTGATAATTCCCTCGTGAATGATTTTGTAAGGAACTTTTTTGCGTAGGAGCATCTCTAATGGGAGAACAGCCCCTCCGCGTTCAATATGATCGGTTCTCTGATCAATCAATATAAGTTGCTCGAGAAGATCGGTTCCGGCGGACAGGGAACCGTCTATAAGGCACTCGATACAAAACTCAACCGCACGGCAGTGATAAAGGTGCTCCCGCCTGAACTCACGCAAAAGACGGCGAACTTCAAACGATTCGAACGTGAGGCCCAACTCTGCTCTCAGCTTGATCATCCCAATATTTGCACCATTTACGATTTCAATGAGGACAACGGCGTATATTACATCGCGATGCAGTATATCGATGGAAAGAACGTCCGCCAGCTTGTGTCAGGCCGCCCGCTTGAGCTGAAAAGTGCGTTATCCATCACGATACAGGTTGCCGACGCCCTCGCTTACGCTCACTCCAAGAACATCATTCATCGCGACATCAAGGCCGGGAATGTGATGGTTACGGATTCCGGCCAGGCGAAGATCCTTGATTTTGGGCTCGCGAAATTACTTGAAGACGAACATTCCGATATCCCCGAAGGCGTTGATCGATCAGAGATAACCGAACTCGGCATTCCCTATGGAACTGCGACCTACGCCGCTCCGGAACAAGCCCGCGGCGAACGAGCCGACGAGCGCAGCGATATTTTCTCGACCGGCATATTGCTTTACGAAATGCTAACCGGCATTTGGGCTTTTCAGGGCAAAAATGTGGTTGACGTGAGGCATCAGGTGCTTTACGGCACTCCGAAACCGTTGGCAGAGATGCGTAAGGGGCCTCTGCCGCCGCAGCTTCAGCAAATTATAGACAAGGCTCTGGCAAAGAACCCCAAAGACCGTTACCAGAAGATCGCGCAGATGCGCGACGAATTGCGCGGCGTTCTGCAGCAGGTAGCCGGAGGAGCTATGCAGCCGACCACATATAGTCCGTCACATGCCGACGGCAGCAAAATGAAACGCGTCCTCAACTGGTTCACCGGCAAATCCGTACCTGAGGCGTCATCGCTAGGGGCTTCGCCGGCCTTCACCAGTTCGCCGTCGTTCTCGCCGGATCTGTCGATGACCGCGACCGGCACTGAGAAGAAGAGCGTGGCAATACTTCCGTTCAAGAACGTCGGAAAGGATCCTGCGTCAGCGTTTTATGAATTCTCGCTCGCGGACTCGGTGATCACGGAACTGGCGCAGATCCGTTCGATCATCGTGCGGCCTTCCTCGGTCATTGCAAAGTATCAGGGTTCAGACATCGACCCGCGTCAGGCGGGCCGCGAGCTTCGCGTTCACGCCGTATTGTCCGCGGGTTTCATACGTTCGGGCGAACGCCTCCGCGTTACGGCGCAGCTTCTCGACGTGGCGACCGGCGATATTTTATGGAGCGAACGCATCGACGCCGCCGGCAACGACATCCTCGCGATCCAGGACGAGATCGCGCAGCATATTCTCGAAGGCTTACGCCTGGAGCTCTCCGACATAGACGCGGAGAAGCTTGGCAAACGTGCAACGGACAACGCCGCGGCGTGGGAAGAGTATCTGCGTGCCCGCGATCATTTCGGACGCTTCATTTTTCGCAGTATCGACCCCGAAGATTGCGATCTTGCCATCGCAAATTTCAAAAAAGCCATCGAACTCGACCCGCATTTCGCTCTCGCATACAGCGGTCTCGGTGCGTGTTACGCAAATCGCGTCTTCAAAGGCCTCGGCGAGCCCGAAGACTACACCTACGCTGAGGCGGCGTTCTCAAAGGCCTTCTTTTATGATCCAAACGTCGTCGAGGCGCGTGTTTTGATGGTCATGATCTATATGGCACGCGGCGAAAAGAAAAAGGCCCGGGCAGAGATCGAATTGCTGCAGAAACAGTTCCCCAACGACGCCGCGTTGTATTTCGTCACCGGCGTGATCAATCGGCTCGACGGTAAATACGAAGAATCGCTCAAAGCGTTTGAAAAACTCGCCCGCCTTGATCCCGCGGCGCGTGCCGTGGCGGCTTATAACCGTGCCCGGATCTTTATTTACCGGCGCGATTTCGACCGCGCACAGGAGGAGCTGGACAAAGGATTCAAGGCCGAAAAAGAGCATCCGATGCTGCAAATTTTCCAGTCCGGGCTTTATTATTACCGCGGCGAGAACGAAAAAGCGCTCGAACTGATGCGTAAAGTTCTCCGCGAAAACCCCCGCATGGACGGCATTCGTCCGCTTTTTGCGATATATCTCGCCGGCAGCGGCCACGCCGACGAAGCTATGGAGCAACTGACCGAGGACGCCCTCGCGATCTCCCGAGCCGACCACGACATGGCTTATTGGGTCGGCGCGACGTATGCGCTGCTCGGCGAGCCCGATAATGCCTTCAAATGGCTGAATAAAGCCGTAAAACTTGGCAATCACAACAAACCGCACTTCGAAAACGACCAAAACTTGGCGTCCCTGCGAACCGACGAACGCTGGAGCGCTCTGCTTGCGAAGATCGACGAAGGCCTAGCCGACTAAAAACCGCCGCAAATGCCGCAAAATTCGCGGAAATTTCATTCACAACGCTGCCTGACGCGAAAAACTCGCGGAAATTCCGTTCACAACACTGCACGTCGCGTTCACACCGCTGCAAGCGCGAAAATTTTCACTGTAAGGTCGACTCACAGCACTGCAGCGTCGTTTTTCCGGCTGCACGTCGCGAAAAAACCTCTGCACGCCGCGTTCACAACGCCCCGCGACGCATTTTTCTCGCCGCAACGCCGTCCGCGAGGCCGCGTATCGAGTATTTTTCGCGTTTTTCACACAAAATTCACCGCATCTCGTGTTCAAACCGCCGCGTGATCGATAATATCGGCCGCAATTTGCGGCAACCTTTCGCAAAAATGACCCGCGATCGAGAAAAACGCTTGCAAACGGCCGAAAACGGTGTATGATAAACGCATCTTTTTTCAGTAGTATCCAA
This sequence is a window from Acidobacteriota bacterium. Protein-coding genes within it:
- a CDS encoding glutaredoxin family protein; translation: MALVIYSKPGCPYCDQARDHYNASNIEFTEYDAQNDPEHQRRMLELTNGDTVVPVIVEDGSVIQSGWGSPPRGCVIIPS
- a CDS encoding protein kinase, whose amino-acid sequence is MIGSLINQYKLLEKIGSGGQGTVYKALDTKLNRTAVIKVLPPELTQKTANFKRFEREAQLCSQLDHPNICTIYDFNEDNGVYYIAMQYIDGKNVRQLVSGRPLELKSALSITIQVADALAYAHSKNIIHRDIKAGNVMVTDSGQAKILDFGLAKLLEDEHSDIPEGVDRSEITELGIPYGTATYAAPEQARGERADERSDIFSTGILLYEMLTGIWAFQGKNVVDVRHQVLYGTPKPLAEMRKGPLPPQLQQIIDKALAKNPKDRYQKIAQMRDELRGVLQQVAGGAMQPTTYSPSHADGSKMKRVLNWFTGKSVPEASSLGASPAFTSSPSFSPDLSMTATGTEKKSVAILPFKNVGKDPASAFYEFSLADSVITELAQIRSIIVRPSSVIAKYQGSDIDPRQAGRELRVHAVLSAGFIRSGERLRVTAQLLDVATGDILWSERIDAAGNDILAIQDEIAQHILEGLRLELSDIDAEKLGKRATDNAAAWEEYLRARDHFGRFIFRSIDPEDCDLAIANFKKAIELDPHFALAYSGLGACYANRVFKGLGEPEDYTYAEAAFSKAFFYDPNVVEARVLMVMIYMARGEKKKARAEIELLQKQFPNDAALYFVTGVINRLDGKYEESLKAFEKLARLDPAARAVAAYNRARIFIYRRDFDRAQEELDKGFKAEKEHPMLQIFQSGLYYYRGENEKALELMRKVLRENPRMDGIRPLFAIYLAGSGHADEAMEQLTEDALAISRADHDMAYWVGATYALLGEPDNAFKWLNKAVKLGNHNKPHFENDQNLASLRTDERWSALLAKIDEGLAD